Proteins encoded together in one Musa acuminata AAA Group cultivar baxijiao chromosome BXJ3-6, Cavendish_Baxijiao_AAA, whole genome shotgun sequence window:
- the LOC135639734 gene encoding uncharacterized protein LOC135639734, translating into MATKPLTTEAIALTEKKMDMTLDDIIKMSKKNPMKGKRPQRPPIKSQGFQNGNASHGNTRMQRFIDSRSSIRQGVLAKRRSNFHSDKFPITTEVARKAAVMPVSNRRINRNGPRVTATTIQRKGYDNGFNVKDKAVAKQKPQTLDALFANMKEQRMRLMSQKVNHENAVRLHKRHNVPWQQQGSGVARGGPRRQFANFAK; encoded by the exons ATGGCAACTAAGCCATTAACAACTGAAGCAATTGCCCTGACTGAGAAGAAGATGGATATGACCTTAG atgatattattaaaaTGTCAAAGAAAAACCCAATGAAGGGCAAAAGACCTCAAAGGCCACCG ATCAAAAGTCAAGGTTTCCAGAATGGCAATGCTTCCCATGGTAACACCAGGATGCAGCGATTCATAGATTCTAGATCATCGATCAGACAA GGTGTCCTTGCAAAGAGAAGGTCAAATTTTCATAGTGATAAGTTCCCAATAACAACAGAGGTGGCCCGGAAGGCTGCGGTCATGCCTGTTAGCAACAGAAGGATAAATCGGAATGGACCAAG GGTTACAGCCACAACTATTCAAAGAAAAGGTTATGATAATGGCTTCAATGTAAAG GATAAGGCAGTTGCCAAGCAGAAGCCTCAAACCTTAGATGCTCTCTTTGCAAATATGAAAGAGCAGAGGATGAGGCTGATGTCCCAGAAGGTAAACCATGAAAATGCTGTCAGATTGCACAAAAGGCACAATGTCCCATGGCAGCAACAGGGAAGTGGCGTAGCACGTGGGGGCCCTCGCCGGCAGTTTGCCAACTTTGCTAAATGA